Proteins encoded together in one Bradyrhizobium sp. CB82 window:
- a CDS encoding EamA family transporter — MSRRFLVIGSFAAIYLLWGSTYFAIALGLKSIPPFLLMALRSFCGGILLLALSGRQVAGTSLQTWLQACWCGLLFFVGCHGVLAFAQQSVPSGVAAIVLATIPFWILLIDVLFRGDQRPRPIALLALVPGFFGVGLVAWQNVEQAGISILPVVWLLAAALSWSIGTVLSRGMSSQASAILLSGMQLSIGGVVLFAISLLTGEIEGFTPSDVSMTSVAAALWLIVSGSVIGFAAYNWLLENVPTSLVSTYTFVNPVVAVLLGTVVLGEPFSRMMLVGASLVIVSVIVIWRAERSGSRRTKDEADRGIRHLSLRKT; from the coding sequence ATGAGCAGAAGGTTCCTGGTCATCGGCTCATTTGCGGCCATCTACCTGCTGTGGGGTTCCACGTATTTCGCCATCGCGCTGGGCCTGAAGTCGATTCCGCCATTTCTGCTGATGGCGCTTCGCTCGTTCTGCGGCGGCATCTTATTGCTTGCCCTGAGCGGCCGCCAGGTCGCGGGCACGTCCTTGCAGACATGGTTGCAGGCGTGCTGGTGCGGGCTGCTGTTCTTTGTCGGCTGCCACGGCGTGCTCGCCTTCGCGCAGCAATCGGTTCCTTCAGGCGTCGCCGCCATCGTGCTTGCCACGATCCCGTTCTGGATCCTGCTGATCGATGTCTTGTTCCGCGGCGATCAGCGTCCCCGGCCGATTGCATTGCTTGCGCTGGTGCCCGGTTTCTTCGGCGTTGGACTCGTGGCATGGCAAAATGTCGAACAGGCCGGCATCAGTATTCTTCCCGTCGTCTGGCTGCTGGCTGCGGCCCTGTCATGGTCGATCGGCACCGTCCTGTCCCGAGGCATGTCGAGCCAGGCATCCGCCATCCTGCTTTCGGGCATGCAGCTATCGATCGGCGGCGTCGTGTTGTTCGCGATCAGCTTGCTGACGGGCGAGATCGAGGGCTTCACGCCGAGCGACGTCTCGATGACTTCGGTTGCGGCAGCGCTTTGGCTGATCGTCTCCGGTAGCGTGATCGGGTTCGCCGCCTACAACTGGCTGCTGGAGAACGTTCCGACGTCGCTGGTGTCGACCTATACTTTCGTCAATCCGGTGGTCGCCGTGCTGCTCGGCACCGTCGTGCTCGGCGAGCCGTTTTCGCGCATGATGCTGGTTGGCGCGAGCCTCGTCATTGTCTCCGTCATCGTCATCTGGCGAGCAGAACGCTCAGGCAGCCGCCGGACCAAAGATGAGGCCGACCGAGGCATCAGGCATCTGTCGCTGCGCAAGACCTGA
- a CDS encoding winged helix-turn-helix domain-containing tetratricopeptide repeat protein — MRFHFENHVLDCDLRELTRDGAPVPLQPQVFDLLVHLVTQRGRVVTKDDLISQVWDNRIVSDSALNSRINAARKALGDDGAAQRLIKTIPRKGFRFVGEVLEQTLAPPAAKAPRSAPERPTIAVLAFENMSDDPEQDYFCDGIAEDILTALSKVRWFLVIARNSSFTYKGRAVHIRQIADELGVGYVVEGSVRKAGGRVRITAQLNDAVTGSHIWAEHYDRDLGDVFAVQDEITNAIVAAIEPQIYAAENFHARRKQPASLDAWDLLMRGLSHYWRVTRQDHLMAQALLAQAIAIDPGYGQAQSVLAASHMFGVHLGWADLATAAPIAEAAALAAVKCDHEDPWAHTALGSVYFSTRRLDDAVSEFEQALRLNPNFSLAQGYYALALSYAGRSRDSFEAAQKAIRLSPRDPSLAIYYGIAGYARFTERRYDEAIALAREAIRHRGDLTGAYRVLAVSAGMAGDQELAATALQELRRTQPNISLAWIATQLPWRSGSDREHYLEGFRRAGLG; from the coding sequence GTGCGATTTCACTTTGAAAATCACGTGCTGGACTGCGACCTGCGCGAGTTGACGCGTGACGGTGCTCCGGTTCCATTGCAGCCGCAGGTCTTCGATCTGCTTGTGCACCTCGTCACGCAGCGCGGCCGCGTCGTCACCAAGGACGACCTGATCAGCCAGGTCTGGGATAACCGCATCGTTTCGGACTCTGCGCTGAATAGTCGCATCAACGCGGCGCGAAAGGCGCTCGGCGATGACGGCGCGGCGCAGCGGTTGATCAAGACCATCCCGCGCAAGGGTTTTCGCTTCGTCGGCGAGGTGCTGGAGCAGACACTGGCACCGCCCGCGGCCAAGGCGCCACGGAGCGCGCCCGAGCGGCCGACGATCGCGGTGCTGGCGTTCGAGAACATGAGCGACGACCCCGAGCAGGACTATTTCTGCGACGGGATCGCCGAGGACATCCTCACAGCGCTGTCGAAGGTGCGCTGGTTCCTGGTGATCGCCCGCAACTCGTCCTTCACCTACAAGGGACGCGCGGTGCACATCAGGCAGATCGCCGACGAGCTCGGCGTCGGCTATGTCGTCGAAGGCAGCGTGCGCAAGGCCGGCGGTCGCGTGCGGATCACTGCGCAGCTCAACGATGCCGTCACCGGCAGCCACATCTGGGCCGAGCATTACGATCGCGACCTCGGCGACGTCTTCGCCGTGCAGGACGAAATCACCAACGCGATCGTCGCGGCGATCGAGCCGCAGATCTACGCAGCGGAAAATTTTCACGCCCGGCGCAAGCAGCCGGCGAGCCTGGACGCCTGGGACCTCTTGATGCGAGGACTGTCGCACTACTGGCGCGTGACGCGGCAGGATCATCTGATGGCGCAGGCGCTGCTCGCGCAGGCGATCGCGATCGATCCCGGCTACGGTCAGGCCCAGTCGGTGCTGGCAGCAAGCCACATGTTCGGCGTGCATCTCGGCTGGGCGGACCTTGCGACCGCAGCACCAATCGCGGAAGCTGCCGCGCTCGCCGCGGTCAAATGCGACCATGAGGATCCCTGGGCGCATACGGCGCTCGGCAGCGTCTATTTCTCGACGCGTCGGCTCGACGACGCGGTGTCGGAGTTCGAGCAGGCGCTCAGGCTCAACCCGAATTTCTCGCTGGCGCAGGGCTATTACGCGCTGGCCCTGTCCTATGCCGGTCGCTCGCGCGACTCGTTCGAGGCGGCGCAAAAGGCCATCCGCCTCAGCCCGCGCGATCCGTCGCTCGCGATCTACTACGGCATCGCCGGCTATGCCCGCTTCACCGAACGCCGCTATGACGAGGCGATCGCACTTGCCCGGGAGGCGATCCGCCACCGCGGCGATCTCACCGGCGCCTATCGCGTGCTCGCGGTCTCGGCCGGAATGGCCGGCGATCAGGAACTCGCCGCAACCGCCTTGCAGGAGCTGCGCCGCACCCAGCCCAACATCTCGCTTGCCTGGATCGCGACGCAACTGCCCTGGCGGAGCGGATCGGATCGCGAGCATTATCTGGAGGGATTTCGAAGGGCGGGGTTGGGGTAG
- a CDS encoding cupin domain-containing protein: MSRALIQTGSCAVELELRPIEPSWIIEGNPVSRSHILSTSADGTASTIIWSCTEGRFNWYYDFDETIMILEGSIVLESEGMPPKRYGVGDVIFFRDGAHAKWHVEGHVKKIAFCRKTNPALIGFMARVVNKLKRMFLSPGERRPATLMGAG; this comes from the coding sequence ATGTCGCGCGCGTTGATTCAAACCGGAAGCTGTGCCGTCGAACTGGAGCTGCGGCCGATCGAGCCGTCCTGGATCATCGAAGGCAATCCGGTGTCGCGCTCGCACATCCTGTCGACCAGCGCCGACGGCACCGCATCGACCATCATCTGGTCGTGCACCGAAGGGCGCTTCAACTGGTACTACGATTTCGACGAGACCATCATGATCCTGGAAGGGTCGATCGTGCTCGAGAGTGAAGGCATGCCGCCGAAGCGCTACGGCGTCGGCGACGTGATCTTCTTCCGCGACGGTGCGCATGCCAAATGGCATGTCGAGGGCCATGTCAAGAAGATCGCCTTTTGCCGCAAGACCAATCCGGCGCTGATCGGTTTCATGGCCCGTGTCGTCAACAAGCTGAAGCGGATGTTCCTCTCGCCCGGCGAGCGTCGTCCCGCGACGCTCATGGGCGCTGGCTAA
- a CDS encoding aminopeptidase: MTDQRNTSTPIDPAKLDRLAEVAVRVGLGLRPGQDLLLTAPAIALPLVRRIAVHAYKAGAGIVTPILSDEEMTLARYRHGHDNSFDCAAGWLYEGMAKAFSENTARLAIVGDNPMLLSGEDPAKVARASKANSMAYQPALEKIVNFDTNWNIIAYPSPSWAKQVFPDDPEEIAIGKLAEAIFAASRVDREDAMANWAQHNAALRERTDWLNGKRFRALQYSGPGTDLTIGLADGHEWEGGASLSKNGISCNANIPTEEVFTTPHCRRVYGHVVSSKPLSYQGTLIDNIAVRFEDGKIVDAKASRGEEVLNKVLDTDEGARRLGEVALVPHSSPISQSGLLFFNTLFDENAASHIALGQCYSKCFVNGAKLTPQQIAAQGGNQSLIHIDWMIGSASTDIDGILADGSKEPVFRKGEWAK, encoded by the coding sequence ATGACTGATCAACGCAACACCTCCACTCCCATCGATCCCGCAAAACTCGACCGGCTGGCCGAGGTGGCGGTGAGGGTGGGCCTGGGCTTGCGGCCGGGCCAGGATCTGCTGCTGACCGCACCGGCGATCGCGCTGCCCTTGGTACGGCGGATCGCCGTGCATGCCTACAAGGCCGGCGCGGGCATCGTCACGCCGATCCTGTCCGATGAAGAGATGACGCTGGCGCGCTACCGCCACGGTCACGACAACAGTTTTGATTGCGCGGCCGGCTGGCTCTACGAGGGCATGGCGAAGGCGTTCTCGGAGAATACGGCGCGACTGGCCATCGTCGGCGACAATCCGATGCTGCTGTCGGGCGAGGATCCCGCCAAGGTGGCGCGCGCCAGCAAGGCCAATTCCATGGCCTACCAGCCGGCGCTGGAGAAAATCGTCAATTTCGATACCAACTGGAACATCATCGCCTATCCGAGCCCGTCCTGGGCGAAGCAGGTATTTCCTGACGATCCCGAGGAGATCGCGATCGGCAAGCTTGCGGAGGCGATCTTCGCGGCGTCCCGCGTCGACCGCGAGGATGCGATGGCCAACTGGGCGCAGCACAATGCGGCGCTGCGCGAGCGCACCGACTGGCTGAACGGCAAGCGTTTTCGCGCGCTGCAATACTCCGGGCCCGGCACGGACCTTACGATCGGCCTTGCCGATGGTCATGAATGGGAAGGCGGCGCCTCGCTCTCCAAGAACGGCATCAGCTGCAACGCCAACATCCCGACCGAGGAAGTCTTCACCACGCCGCATTGCCGGCGCGTCTACGGCCACGTCGTCAGCTCGAAGCCGCTGTCTTATCAGGGCACGCTGATCGACAACATCGCCGTGCGCTTCGAGGACGGCAAGATCGTCGACGCAAAGGCCTCGCGCGGCGAGGAGGTGCTGAACAAGGTGCTCGACACCGACGAGGGCGCGCGGCGGCTCGGCGAGGTGGCGCTGGTGCCGCATTCCTCGCCGATCTCGCAGAGCGGGCTGTTGTTCTTCAACACGCTGTTCGACGAGAATGCGGCCTCGCACATCGCGCTCGGCCAGTGCTATTCGAAGTGCTTCGTCAACGGCGCCAAGCTGACGCCGCAGCAGATCGCGGCGCAGGGCGGCAACCAGAGCCTGATCCACATTGACTGGATGATCGGTTCGGCGTCGACCGACATCGACGGCATTTTGGCCGACGGCAGCAAGGAGCCGGTGTTCCGCAAGGGCGAGTGGGCGAAATAA
- a CDS encoding permease, giving the protein MSSATALSWFARHELRLAWRECLAMMTGQRKRKRAAVIGLIAFAALLHLPAWAVIGRFAGLRLPLDKSSLIVITATIALAWSLMLSQAIESVTRVFYARADLDLIMSSPATLSNLFSVRIAAIALAITAMALLFSTPFIDVLVIGGGPRWLAAFGVVVAMGLSAAAIAIAITILLFRVIGPARTRFIAQILAAIIGAGFVIALQIAAIISYGTLSRFAVLTSDAAAAHAPDVDSLLWWPARAVMGDSEALTLLLALGLVMLGGVMALFSGRFADTAIDAAAHGATGRRTTRERKFRTGSRPQALRRKEFMLLWRDPWLISQTLMQLLYLVPPALLLWRSFADRSTALVLITPVIVMAAGQLAGGLAWLTISGEDAPDLVATAPLPASRVMRAKIEVVLIAIAMIFAPLVAALAFASPLQTATTAGAIIVSAASATAIQLWFRVQARRSQFRRRQTSSRIATFAEAFSSIGWAATATLLLAMPVAGAISGLITAGLVAATWKFSPQRE; this is encoded by the coding sequence ATGAGCTCGGCGACCGCGCTCTCATGGTTTGCTCGCCACGAGCTCCGCCTCGCCTGGCGCGAATGCCTCGCGATGATGACAGGCCAGCGCAAGCGGAAGCGCGCCGCCGTGATCGGCCTGATCGCCTTTGCCGCACTCCTGCACCTGCCGGCCTGGGCCGTGATCGGCCGCTTCGCCGGACTTCGGTTGCCGCTCGACAAATCGTCGCTGATCGTAATCACGGCGACGATCGCGCTCGCCTGGTCGCTGATGCTGTCGCAGGCGATCGAATCGGTGACGCGGGTGTTTTACGCCCGCGCCGACCTCGACCTCATCATGTCGTCGCCGGCAACGCTCTCCAACCTGTTCTCCGTGCGCATCGCCGCGATTGCGCTCGCGATCACAGCGATGGCGCTGCTGTTCTCGACGCCCTTCATCGATGTACTGGTGATCGGCGGCGGGCCGCGATGGCTCGCGGCCTTCGGCGTGGTGGTCGCCATGGGGCTGTCGGCCGCGGCCATTGCGATCGCGATCACGATCCTGCTGTTTCGGGTGATCGGCCCGGCGCGGACCCGCTTCATCGCGCAGATCCTGGCCGCAATCATCGGCGCCGGCTTCGTGATCGCGCTCCAGATCGCCGCGATCATCTCCTACGGCACACTGTCGCGCTTCGCGGTGCTGACCTCTGATGCCGCGGCCGCCCATGCGCCCGATGTCGACAGCCTCCTCTGGTGGCCCGCGCGGGCGGTGATGGGCGACAGCGAGGCGCTGACGCTGCTGCTCGCGCTCGGCCTCGTCATGCTGGGCGGCGTGATGGCGCTGTTCTCGGGCCGCTTCGCCGATACCGCCATCGACGCCGCCGCCCACGGCGCGACCGGCCGCCGGACCACGCGCGAACGGAAATTCCGCACAGGCAGCCGGCCACAGGCGCTGCGGCGCAAGGAGTTCATGCTGCTGTGGCGCGACCCCTGGCTGATCTCCCAAACCTTGATGCAACTGCTTTATCTGGTGCCGCCGGCGCTTCTGCTGTGGCGGAGCTTTGCCGACAGGTCTACGGCGCTCGTGCTGATCACGCCCGTGATCGTGATGGCGGCGGGGCAGCTTGCCGGCGGTCTCGCATGGCTGACGATTTCGGGCGAGGACGCCCCCGATCTGGTCGCGACCGCCCCGCTGCCGGCCTCGCGCGTCATGCGCGCCAAGATCGAGGTCGTGCTGATCGCGATCGCCATGATCTTCGCTCCGCTCGTCGCAGCACTTGCCTTTGCCTCGCCGCTCCAGACAGCGACCACAGCGGGCGCGATCATCGTCAGCGCGGCGTCCGCTACAGCGATCCAGCTCTGGTTCCGCGTGCAGGCGCGGCGCAGCCAATTCCGCCGCCGCCAGACCTCGTCGCGCATTGCGACCTTTGCCGAGGCCTTCTCCTCGATCGGCTGGGCGGCCACAGCCACGCTGCTGCTCGCGATGCCAGTCGCCGGCGCCATCAGCGGCCTGATCACCGCGGGCCTCGTCGCCGCTACCTGGAAGTTCAGTCCGCAGCGAGAGTGA
- a CDS encoding MBL fold metallo-hydrolase produces the protein MWRFLSAVLALFGTFLTPAVAQQPQRSECLAMANATPRALPVAFQRAANAAEVEITYAGHSTYFIDTPGGLRIATDYSGAYQVGRLPDVVTMNRAHSTHYSLYPDKRIPHVLHGWGEDGKPAVISERIGDTFIRNVTTDIRRYFGDDTGTDMIRDGNSIFIFEVAGLCIGHLGHLHHKLDDSHFAQIGRLDIVMVPIDGTYTMSLDGISEITKRLRASVVLPMHRFATPLDDFMRRIGRDFEIDRRLQRSFRISRDSLPGTPTVIILDGV, from the coding sequence ATGTGGCGATTCCTTTCCGCGGTCCTCGCGCTGTTCGGCACATTCCTCACGCCTGCCGTCGCGCAACAGCCACAGCGCAGCGAGTGCCTAGCAATGGCCAACGCAACGCCGCGCGCACTGCCGGTCGCCTTTCAGCGGGCGGCGAATGCGGCAGAGGTCGAGATTACGTACGCCGGCCATTCCACCTATTTCATCGACACGCCCGGCGGCTTGCGCATCGCCACCGACTATAGCGGCGCCTATCAGGTCGGCCGGCTGCCCGATGTCGTCACGATGAACCGGGCGCACAGCACGCACTACTCGTTATATCCCGACAAGCGCATCCCCCATGTGCTGCATGGCTGGGGCGAGGACGGCAAGCCGGCGGTGATCTCGGAGCGCATCGGCGACACCTTCATCCGCAACGTCACCACCGACATTCGCCGTTACTTCGGCGACGATACCGGCACCGACATGATCCGCGACGGCAATTCGATCTTCATTTTCGAAGTCGCGGGCCTCTGTATCGGCCATCTCGGCCATCTCCACCACAAGCTCGACGACAGCCATTTTGCTCAAATCGGCCGGCTCGACATCGTCATGGTGCCGATCGACGGCACTTACACCATGTCGCTCGACGGCATCTCGGAGATCACGAAGCGCCTGCGAGCTTCCGTCGTGCTGCCGATGCACCGATTCGCCACGCCGCTCGACGACTTCATGCGCCGGATCGGTCGCGACTTCGAGATCGACCGGCGCCTGCAACGCTCGTTCCGGATCTCGCGCGATTCGCTGCCGGGCACGCCGACGGTGATCATCCTCGACGGCGTGTGA
- a CDS encoding GFA family protein, with protein sequence MKHVGTCFCGAVAIEVTGAPEAMGYCHCRSCRSWSGGPVNAFSLWKPEAVRVTDGADHVATYAKTPLSQRKYCRKCGGHLMTSHPPLGLIDVFTAVIPTLAFTPAVHVNYADTVLPMRDGLPKLKDFPAEFGGSGEMMKE encoded by the coding sequence ATGAAACACGTCGGAACCTGCTTCTGCGGTGCGGTCGCAATCGAAGTGACGGGCGCGCCGGAGGCGATGGGCTACTGCCATTGCCGCTCCTGCCGCTCGTGGTCGGGCGGGCCGGTCAACGCGTTCAGCCTGTGGAAGCCGGAGGCCGTTCGCGTCACCGACGGCGCCGATCACGTTGCCACCTACGCCAAGACGCCGCTCAGTCAGCGCAAATATTGCCGCAAATGCGGCGGTCACCTGATGACCAGTCATCCGCCGCTCGGCCTGATCGACGTCTTCACGGCCGTCATCCCGACGCTGGCGTTCACGCCCGCCGTCCACGTCAACTACGCCGACACCGTGTTGCCGATGCGCGACGGCCTGCCGAAGCTGAAGGATTTTCCGGCCGAGTTCGGCGGCAGCGGCGAGATGATGAAGGAGTAG
- a CDS encoding winged helix-turn-helix domain-containing protein yields MQFLFSDHLLDTDRRELSRDQVPVAVEPQVFDLVVHLMRNRDRVVTKDELIDKIWLGRSVSESTLTSRINAARKAIGDSGASQALIRTVARKGFRFVGDVEMRNGRDGSAEPVSQARETPGLPLPDRPAIAVLPFTNMSGDREQDYFSDGISEDIITALSKLRWFFVIARNSSFVYKGRAVHIGAIARELGVRYVVEGSVRRSGDRVRISAQLNDATTGSHLWAERYDRSIADVFAVQDEITDAIVAAIEPQLYAAESFRAQQKPPGSLDAWDLVMRALSHYWRITRGDNAAAQERLEKAIAIDPAYGKALGLLATSHMFGAHMGWADMAATLPVAEHAAFAAVEADRDDAWAHHGLGYTHLFRRRFDDAIAAFELALRLNPNFAMTHAFYGVTLCYAGRWEDGDAAARRALRLSPRDPFSAIYCGVAAYAQFIGHRYEDAIQFARESLRQRSDFVGAHRALTAAAGMLGNRELAASALEGLRRAQPNVSLAWITSELPMQRAEDREHYSEGLRRAGLR; encoded by the coding sequence GTGCAGTTTCTGTTTAGCGATCATCTACTTGACACCGACAGGCGGGAGCTGAGCCGCGATCAGGTTCCCGTCGCGGTCGAGCCGCAGGTCTTCGACCTCGTCGTTCACCTGATGCGGAATCGCGACCGCGTGGTGACAAAGGACGAGTTGATCGACAAGATCTGGCTTGGGCGCTCGGTCTCGGAATCGACCCTGACCAGCCGGATCAATGCCGCGCGCAAGGCGATCGGCGATTCCGGCGCGAGCCAGGCGTTGATCCGCACCGTCGCGCGCAAAGGCTTTCGCTTCGTCGGCGACGTCGAGATGCGCAACGGCCGTGATGGCTCGGCCGAGCCCGTGAGCCAGGCCAGGGAAACCCCGGGCCTGCCGCTGCCCGATCGCCCTGCAATCGCCGTGCTGCCCTTCACCAATATGAGCGGCGACCGCGAGCAGGATTATTTTTCCGACGGGATCAGCGAGGACATCATCACCGCGCTGTCGAAGCTGCGCTGGTTCTTCGTCATCGCGCGCAACTCCTCCTTCGTCTACAAGGGCCGCGCGGTGCATATCGGCGCGATCGCCCGCGAGCTCGGCGTGCGCTACGTCGTCGAGGGCAGCGTCAGGCGCAGCGGCGACCGGGTGCGCATCTCCGCGCAGCTCAACGACGCAACCACCGGCAGCCATCTGTGGGCCGAGCGCTACGACCGCAGCATCGCCGACGTCTTCGCCGTGCAGGACGAGATCACCGACGCCATCGTCGCCGCGATCGAGCCGCAGCTCTATGCCGCCGAGAGCTTTCGCGCCCAGCAGAAGCCGCCGGGAAGCCTGGATGCCTGGGATCTGGTGATGCGCGCGCTATCGCATTACTGGCGTATCACGCGTGGCGACAATGCCGCAGCCCAAGAGCGGCTCGAGAAGGCGATCGCCATCGATCCGGCCTACGGCAAGGCGCTCGGCCTGCTCGCGACCAGCCATATGTTCGGCGCCCACATGGGCTGGGCCGACATGGCGGCCACTCTGCCGGTCGCGGAGCACGCCGCATTCGCCGCAGTCGAGGCCGATCGCGACGACGCCTGGGCCCATCACGGGCTCGGCTACACCCATCTGTTCCGGCGGCGCTTCGACGACGCCATCGCCGCGTTTGAGCTCGCGCTGCGGCTCAATCCCAATTTTGCCATGACGCATGCCTTTTACGGCGTGACGCTGTGCTATGCGGGCCGCTGGGAGGACGGCGACGCGGCCGCACGCCGCGCACTGCGGCTCAGTCCGCGCGATCCCTTCTCGGCGATCTATTGCGGGGTCGCCGCCTACGCGCAGTTCATCGGCCATCGCTACGAGGACGCGATCCAGTTCGCGCGCGAATCGCTCAGGCAGCGCAGCGATTTCGTCGGGGCCCATCGCGCGCTGACAGCCGCCGCCGGCATGCTCGGCAATCGCGAGCTGGCAGCCTCCGCGCTCGAGGGCCTGCGACGCGCCCAGCCCAACGTCTCCCTCGCCTGGATCACCAGCGAGCTGCCGATGCAGCGCGCCGAGGACCGGGAGCATTATAGCGAAGGCTTGCGGCGTGCGGGATTGAGGTAG
- the mddA gene encoding methanethiol S-methyltransferase: MTQLDHQVHSISPDVAGSKVFKFIAFLYGIAAYLVFLVTILYAIGFIIGLVVPKSIDTGTDSSAVEAVIINLLLMALFAVQHSVMARQRFKAWWVQFVPKNVERSTYVLLASLSLLLLFWQWRPLPAIIWDVQDPDVAVTIVTLSFAGWVLVFTSTFLINHFELFGLQQVTQQLVDKQPSPPRFRTPMFYKFVRHPLYLGFIIAIWAAPTMTVGHLLFASVITLYILLGITLEERDLVALFGDEYRQYKQRVSMLIPWRRSV; the protein is encoded by the coding sequence ATGACCCAACTGGATCACCAAGTTCATTCCATCAGCCCGGATGTCGCGGGCTCAAAAGTCTTCAAGTTCATCGCCTTTTTGTACGGAATTGCGGCCTACCTGGTATTTCTCGTGACCATCCTCTACGCCATCGGCTTCATCATAGGCCTGGTGGTGCCGAAAAGCATCGACACTGGAACCGATTCCTCTGCGGTCGAGGCCGTCATCATCAATCTGCTCCTGATGGCGCTGTTTGCCGTTCAACACAGCGTGATGGCACGGCAGCGCTTCAAGGCGTGGTGGGTGCAGTTTGTGCCAAAGAATGTGGAGCGCAGCACTTATGTGTTGCTGGCGAGCCTGTCGCTGCTGCTCCTGTTCTGGCAGTGGCGACCGCTGCCGGCGATCATATGGGACGTCCAGGATCCGGACGTCGCCGTGACCATCGTCACGCTATCCTTCGCCGGCTGGGTGCTGGTCTTCACCTCGACCTTCCTGATCAATCACTTCGAGCTGTTCGGTCTGCAGCAGGTCACCCAGCAACTCGTCGACAAGCAGCCGTCGCCGCCGCGTTTCAGGACGCCCATGTTCTACAAATTCGTCCGGCATCCGCTCTATCTCGGCTTCATCATCGCGATCTGGGCCGCGCCGACCATGACGGTGGGCCATCTGCTGTTTGCATCCGTGATCACGCTCTACATCCTGCTCGGCATCACGCTCGAGGAGCGCGACCTCGTGGCGCTGTTCGGCGACGAGTACCGGCAATACAAACAGCGCGTATCGATGCTTATTCCCTGGCGCCGGTCGGTTTGA
- a CDS encoding ABC transporter ATP-binding protein, with the protein MKPDSSALSVRGLTKSFDRLAVDSLDLTIHAGEFYALVGPNGAGKTTTLRMVAGLLRPDAGAVSIFGIDALADPVAAKQVMAWVSDEPMIYDKLTPLEYLEFVAGLWGIAPALSEPVAQELLISLGLAPHRHERCEGFSKGMRQKVALAGALVHAPRLIILDEPLTGLDAVSARHVKGLLTERVRAGCTVIMTTHILEVAERMADRIGVIASGSLVAEGTLAELRQQNGHTDTSLEDLFIALVTLEAAAA; encoded by the coding sequence ATGAAACCGGACAGCTCGGCGCTGAGCGTACGAGGGTTAACGAAGAGTTTTGACCGTTTGGCCGTCGATTCCCTCGATCTCACCATTCACGCCGGCGAATTCTACGCGCTGGTCGGCCCCAACGGCGCCGGCAAGACCACCACATTGCGCATGGTCGCAGGGCTGCTGCGGCCCGATGCCGGCGCCGTGTCGATCTTCGGCATCGATGCCCTCGCCGATCCCGTGGCCGCCAAGCAGGTGATGGCCTGGGTGTCGGACGAGCCCATGATTTATGACAAGCTGACGCCGCTCGAATATCTCGAATTCGTCGCCGGTCTCTGGGGCATTGCCCCCGCCCTATCCGAGCCGGTCGCGCAGGAGCTATTGATCTCGCTCGGCCTTGCGCCGCACCGGCACGAGCGCTGTGAGGGATTTTCCAAGGGCATGCGCCAGAAGGTTGCGCTGGCCGGCGCGCTGGTCCACGCCCCCCGCCTCATCATTCTCGACGAGCCGCTGACAGGGCTCGATGCCGTCTCCGCCCGCCATGTGAAGGGCCTTTTGACCGAGCGCGTTCGCGCCGGCTGCACCGTGATCATGACCACGCATATTCTTGAGGTCGCCGAGCGCATGGCGGACCGCATCGGCGTGATCGCGTCAGGTAGCCTCGTTGCCGAGGGCACGCTCGCCGAGCTGCGTCAGCAGAACGGCCACACCGACACCAGCCTCGAGGATCTCTTCATCGCGCTGGTCACGCTGGAGGCTGCCGCGGCATGA